From a region of the Myxococcus stipitatus genome:
- a CDS encoding CGNR zinc finger domain-containing protein, whose amino-acid sequence MAPRKNQAPAQPVAPAGELRDGFKFRSGRLSLDLPASLAARLKSEPKDLLETPHDLGRWLVAAGLAAKDPKPTDEDLRHARELREALYQLAVARSRNEGLDAKARALVNRWAAEPAPAPQLGPEGMTWTHGGVHSLLAAVARDGVELLGGPLAERIRNCEGEGCALLFVDTSRSGQRRWCSMAGCGNKAKVEEFRRRQRGEGG is encoded by the coding sequence ATGGCACCCAGAAAAAACCAGGCACCGGCGCAGCCCGTGGCGCCGGCCGGCGAGCTGCGGGACGGGTTCAAGTTCCGCTCGGGCCGGCTCAGCCTGGACCTGCCTGCGTCATTGGCCGCGCGGCTGAAGTCCGAGCCGAAGGACCTGCTGGAGACGCCGCACGACCTGGGCCGCTGGCTGGTCGCCGCCGGGCTGGCGGCGAAGGATCCGAAGCCCACCGACGAGGATCTGCGGCACGCGCGCGAGCTTCGCGAGGCCCTCTACCAGTTGGCGGTGGCCCGCTCGCGAAACGAGGGCTTGGACGCCAAGGCCAGGGCGCTGGTGAACCGGTGGGCGGCGGAGCCTGCTCCAGCGCCTCAGCTGGGCCCCGAGGGAATGACGTGGACGCATGGTGGCGTGCACTCACTGTTGGCGGCCGTGGCGCGGGACGGTGTGGAGCTGCTGGGGGGCCCGCTGGCGGAGCGCATCCGCAACTGCGAGGGCGAGGGCTGCGCGCTCCTCTTCGTGGACACCTCGCGTTCCGGACAGCGGCGCTGGTGCTCCATGGCGGGCTGCGGCAACAAGGCGAAGGTGGAGGAGTTCCGCCGGCGTCAGCGGGGAGAGGGCGGATAG
- a CDS encoding high-potential iron-sulfur protein, producing MTDPGDTTPPLPTFRPEEQVCGNCKLWSPHSVDERRGWVGPCRLQASRGLFPPSAPVCDKYAPRGSAAPPPAKAPTRERSVRSVAPVVVRRRVDPNEVVDLEGLNMTREELMDIFREASGLTDAPPLAGKWEGGTVRLVPGNAELQAKDLPIDNLFHKVVMVRDRLRVLEQKLNAHPKLTDAEKVEMQSYITRVYGSLTSFNLLFKEKGDQFVGSKGDE from the coding sequence ATGACGGACCCGGGGGACACCACTCCACCTCTTCCGACCTTCCGGCCGGAAGAGCAGGTGTGCGGCAACTGCAAGTTGTGGAGTCCGCACTCGGTGGACGAGCGGCGGGGCTGGGTCGGTCCGTGCCGGCTCCAGGCCTCGCGTGGGCTGTTCCCCCCGTCCGCGCCTGTCTGCGACAAGTACGCGCCCCGGGGCTCGGCCGCGCCCCCGCCGGCGAAGGCACCCACCCGCGAGCGGAGCGTGAGGAGCGTGGCGCCGGTGGTCGTCCGGCGTCGGGTGGACCCCAACGAAGTGGTGGACCTGGAAGGGCTGAACATGACGCGTGAAGAGCTGATGGACATCTTCCGGGAGGCGTCCGGTTTGACCGATGCGCCGCCGCTGGCGGGCAAGTGGGAGGGCGGCACCGTGCGCCTCGTCCCCGGCAACGCGGAGCTGCAGGCGAAGGACCTTCCCATCGACAACCTGTTCCACAAGGTGGTCATGGTGCGCGACAGGCTGCGCGTGCTCGAGCAGAAGCTCAACGCCCACCCGAAGCTCACCGACGCGGAGAAGGTGGAGATGCAGAGCTACATCACCCGCGTCTACGGCTCGCTCACCAGCTTCAACCTCCTGTTCAAGGAGAAGGGCGACCAGTTCGTCGGCTCCAAGGGCGACGAGTAG
- a CDS encoding SDR family oxidoreductase: MQLEGRKVIVVGAGSGIGRGVALAASEAGAHVVLAGRKREALEATSESMTGPREVRVLDASVEAEVAAFCEAVGPFDHLVSTVSQGSTGRLTGLGSASIERAFAAKLWAPIFLVKHASPRISPEGSFTFFSGFRAWKPAVGTSITSLVNGGLEAFTKAMAVELAPVRLNAISPGVVDSGSFWDRLGAEARERLFADYANKAPARRVGKTEDLAAAALFAMTNPFLSGTVLAVDGGGVLM; the protein is encoded by the coding sequence ATGCAGCTGGAAGGCAGGAAGGTGATTGTCGTTGGGGCTGGCTCGGGCATCGGCAGGGGCGTGGCCCTGGCCGCATCGGAGGCGGGCGCCCACGTGGTGCTGGCGGGCCGCAAGCGGGAGGCGCTGGAGGCCACCTCGGAGTCGATGACGGGACCCCGCGAGGTGCGCGTCCTGGACGCTTCCGTGGAAGCAGAGGTGGCGGCATTCTGCGAAGCGGTGGGCCCCTTCGACCACCTGGTGAGCACCGTGAGTCAGGGCTCCACCGGGCGCCTCACCGGACTGGGCTCCGCGTCCATCGAGCGGGCCTTCGCCGCCAAGCTCTGGGCGCCCATCTTCCTGGTGAAGCACGCCTCGCCGCGCATCTCCCCGGAGGGCTCCTTCACCTTCTTCTCCGGCTTCCGTGCCTGGAAGCCCGCCGTCGGCACCTCCATCACCAGCCTGGTCAATGGCGGGCTCGAGGCCTTTACCAAGGCCATGGCCGTCGAGCTCGCGCCGGTGCGGCTCAACGCCATCTCTCCAGGCGTGGTGGACTCCGGCTCGTTCTGGGACCGGCTCGGCGCCGAGGCCCGCGAGCGGCTCTTCGCGGACTACGCCAACAAAGCCCCTGCTCGCCGCGTCGGGAAGACGGAGGATCTGGCCGCCGCCGCCCTCTTCGCCATGACCAACCCCTTCCTCTCCGGCACCGTCCTCGCCGTGGACGGCGGTGGGGTGTTGATGTGA
- a CDS encoding S46 family peptidase, giving the protein MKKTLLLLSLVAAPALAGEGKWTPQQVLELDPAWLRAQGLQLSPKKLWDPKRGTGLLAGTVNVGGCSGAFISSTGLVITNHHCAFGVIQEHSSPQRDLITQGFTAAERKDELPGKGARVQVPRAFTDVTAQVLAAVPEGADDRARFVAIERKQKELVVECEKRPATRCQVATFDGGVSYTLVDSVELQDVRLVYAPPRAVGEYGGETDNWMWPRHTGDFAILRAYSAPDGTSAPYSEKNVPYKAEFFFPLATEGVKPGDFVMVLGYPGRTYRTLLAEEMAMRQARYYPRVRDVYGEAIRILEEEGDKDAAGKIAVASTLKGLHNVYKNAGGQLAGLKRGHIVEKQHAAEAQVEAWARRAGAKWAPALAAREALLAEQQSITQVFEREFLLNASSRLARGPAMASTLGRLAAERVKPDLERRPDYMDRELARLKDKLEREQKNLFLPVEKKLLTAFVRRAQALGAGERIAAVDKHFGGAFDAKAVAAKVDAMYAGTKVLDLGERMKMFGESLAQLEARKDPLLAFGLDLAKELSAMDELGDRRLGAALRLRPEWRKAVMAHAGKPVAPDANGTLRVTFAKVQGYAPRDGLLATPQTTLSGVVEKHTGEEPFVVPERVMAVAEARRYGPWVDKKLGDVPVNFLADADTTGGNSGSPTVNGRGQLVGVNFDRVWENVANDFGYNPEVARNVNVDVRYVLWMLDQVENADALLRELGVRKGPPVAGETR; this is encoded by the coding sequence ATGAAGAAGACGCTCCTCCTCCTGTCGCTCGTGGCGGCCCCGGCCCTGGCCGGGGAAGGCAAGTGGACCCCCCAGCAGGTCCTCGAACTGGACCCGGCGTGGCTTCGCGCCCAGGGCCTCCAGCTGTCCCCCAAGAAGCTATGGGACCCCAAGCGCGGCACGGGCCTGCTGGCGGGCACGGTGAACGTGGGAGGCTGCTCGGGCGCCTTCATCTCGTCCACGGGCCTGGTCATCACCAACCACCACTGCGCGTTCGGCGTCATCCAGGAGCACAGCTCGCCCCAGCGCGACCTCATCACCCAGGGCTTCACCGCCGCCGAGCGCAAGGACGAGCTGCCCGGCAAGGGCGCCCGCGTGCAGGTGCCGCGCGCCTTCACGGACGTGACGGCGCAGGTGCTCGCGGCGGTGCCCGAGGGGGCGGATGACCGCGCGCGGTTCGTGGCCATCGAGCGCAAGCAGAAGGAGCTGGTCGTCGAGTGCGAGAAGCGCCCGGCCACGCGCTGTCAGGTGGCGACGTTCGACGGCGGGGTGAGCTACACGCTGGTGGACTCGGTGGAGCTGCAGGACGTGCGGCTCGTCTACGCCCCGCCGCGCGCGGTGGGGGAGTACGGCGGCGAGACGGACAACTGGATGTGGCCGCGCCACACGGGCGACTTCGCCATCCTCCGCGCCTACAGCGCGCCGGATGGGACGTCCGCGCCGTACAGCGAGAAGAACGTGCCCTACAAGGCGGAGTTCTTCTTCCCGCTGGCCACCGAGGGCGTGAAGCCCGGGGACTTCGTGATGGTGCTGGGCTATCCGGGCCGCACCTACCGCACGCTGCTGGCGGAGGAGATGGCCATGCGCCAGGCGCGCTACTACCCCCGCGTGCGGGACGTGTACGGCGAGGCCATCCGCATCCTGGAGGAGGAGGGCGACAAGGACGCGGCGGGGAAGATCGCCGTGGCCTCCACGCTCAAGGGGCTGCACAACGTCTACAAGAACGCGGGGGGCCAGCTGGCGGGCCTCAAGCGGGGCCACATCGTGGAGAAGCAGCACGCGGCGGAGGCGCAGGTGGAGGCCTGGGCCCGCAGGGCCGGCGCGAAGTGGGCGCCCGCCCTGGCGGCGCGCGAGGCGCTGCTGGCCGAGCAGCAGTCCATCACCCAGGTGTTCGAGCGGGAGTTCCTGCTCAACGCGTCCTCGCGCCTGGCCCGGGGCCCGGCGATGGCCAGCACCCTGGGGCGGCTCGCGGCCGAGCGCGTGAAGCCCGACCTGGAGCGCCGCCCCGACTACATGGACCGCGAGCTGGCGCGCCTCAAGGACAAGCTGGAGCGCGAGCAGAAGAACCTGTTCCTCCCCGTGGAGAAGAAGCTGCTGACGGCCTTCGTCAGGCGCGCGCAGGCGCTGGGCGCGGGCGAGCGCATCGCCGCGGTGGACAAGCACTTCGGCGGCGCGTTCGACGCGAAGGCGGTGGCCGCGAAGGTGGACGCGATGTACGCGGGCACGAAGGTGCTGGACCTGGGCGAGCGGATGAAGATGTTCGGCGAGTCGCTCGCGCAGCTCGAGGCGCGCAAGGATCCGCTGCTCGCGTTCGGCCTGGACCTGGCGAAGGAGTTGTCGGCGATGGACGAGCTGGGTGACCGGCGCCTGGGCGCCGCGCTGCGGCTGCGGCCCGAGTGGCGCAAGGCGGTGATGGCGCACGCGGGCAAGCCGGTGGCTCCGGACGCCAACGGGACGCTGCGGGTGACGTTCGCCAAGGTGCAGGGGTATGCGCCGCGTGACGGCCTTCTCGCCACGCCGCAGACGACGCTGTCGGGCGTCGTCGAGAAGCACACGGGGGAGGAGCCCTTCGTGGTGCCCGAGCGCGTGATGGCGGTGGCGGAGGCCAGGCGCTACGGCCCCTGGGTGGACAAGAAGCTCGGGGACGTGCCGGTGAACTTCCTGGCGGACGCGGACACGACGGGGGGCAACTCCGGGAGCCCGACGGTGAATGGCCGGGGCCAGCTGGTGGGCGTCAACTTCGACCGCGTCTGGGAGAACGTGGCCAACGATTTCGGCTACAACCCGGAGGTGGCCCGCAACGTCAACGTGGACGTGCGGTATGTCTTGTGGATGCTGGACCAGGTGGAGAACGCGGACGCGCTGCTCAGGGAGCTGGGCGTGCGCAAGGGCCCGCCGGTGGCGGGGGAGACGCGCTGA
- a CDS encoding MBL fold metallo-hydrolase: MRKPYVRQLKLGPMDNFVYLVGAADSPDVLVVDPAWDVDAIERAAAEDGKRVAGAFVSHCHFDHINGLPDLLSRHDVPVYAQRAEVDFSAELRELKDALRPLGPGDAVPVGAEAFQALHTPGHTPGSHCLLAGDSLVSGDTLFISGCGRCDLNGGNPEDMYRSLSQVLLKVPDSTRLWPGHDYADVPVAAMGDVRKTNPYFAFPDVASFVAFRMRPRK, translated from the coding sequence ATGCGCAAGCCATACGTACGCCAGCTCAAGCTGGGACCCATGGACAACTTCGTCTACCTCGTGGGCGCCGCGGATTCACCCGACGTCCTGGTGGTGGACCCGGCCTGGGACGTGGACGCCATCGAGCGCGCGGCGGCCGAGGACGGCAAGCGCGTGGCGGGCGCCTTCGTCTCGCACTGCCACTTCGACCACATCAACGGGCTGCCGGACCTGCTGTCGCGACACGACGTGCCCGTCTACGCGCAGCGCGCGGAGGTCGACTTCTCCGCGGAGCTGCGCGAGCTGAAGGACGCGCTGCGCCCCCTGGGGCCCGGTGACGCGGTCCCCGTGGGCGCGGAGGCCTTCCAGGCGCTGCACACGCCCGGGCACACGCCGGGCTCGCACTGCCTGCTGGCCGGCGACTCGCTGGTGTCCGGGGACACGCTGTTCATCAGCGGGTGCGGGCGGTGCGACCTGAACGGCGGCAACCCGGAGGACATGTACCGCTCGCTCTCGCAGGTGCTGCTGAAGGTGCCGGACTCCACGCGGCTGTGGCCGGGGCATGACTACGCGGACGTGCCCGTGGCCGCCATGGGGGACGTGCGCAAGACGAACCCGTACTTCGCCTTCCCGGACGTGGCGTCGTTCGTCGCGTTCCGCATGCGCCCGAGGAAGTAG
- a CDS encoding CHRD domain-containing protein, whose product MRTPKALAALLALSIQPALAKEPSLGATTFTVYEAFLSPAQEPGEESETPKPLQKSLGATAPSTPRASRKSRGHGRIRFAKDLTKAYVDVRIEGVNPEDIVMFHVHCGPPGALGPVVVDFGQDTAASKLFVDGKFSTELSNENVKFVNHAPPGLKPALPESCPVEIGMPVQTKTLAGLEWLARKGVLYFNLHTKAHTYYGEMRGQLYVAQE is encoded by the coding sequence ATGCGCACGCCCAAGGCCCTCGCGGCCCTCCTCGCCCTGTCCATCCAGCCCGCCCTCGCGAAGGAGCCGTCGCTCGGCGCGACGACCTTCACCGTCTACGAGGCCTTCCTGAGCCCCGCACAGGAGCCCGGCGAGGAGTCGGAGACGCCCAAGCCGCTCCAGAAGAGCCTGGGGGCCACGGCGCCCTCGACTCCCCGCGCCAGCCGCAAGTCGCGAGGCCATGGGCGGATCCGCTTCGCCAAGGACCTGACCAAGGCCTACGTCGATGTGCGGATCGAAGGGGTGAATCCCGAGGACATCGTCATGTTCCACGTCCACTGCGGGCCACCGGGAGCGCTGGGGCCCGTCGTCGTGGACTTCGGGCAGGACACCGCGGCGTCGAAGCTCTTCGTGGACGGGAAGTTCTCCACGGAGCTGTCGAACGAGAACGTGAAGTTCGTGAACCACGCGCCGCCGGGGCTCAAGCCCGCGCTGCCGGAGAGCTGTCCCGTCGAAATCGGCATGCCGGTGCAGACCAAGACCCTCGCCGGGCTGGAGTGGTTGGCGCGCAAGGGCGTGCTCTACTTCAACCTGCACACCAAGGCGCATACCTACTATGGCGAGATGCGCGGGCAGCTCTACGTCGCCCAGGAGTAG
- a CDS encoding M50 family metallopeptidase, protein MKTASGAQLDMGRLVLLLAMLGVGWYFWYSPVFWPLKLLVVMMHESGHALATLLVGGSVDRIHLAANESGECLSRLPPGVFRQIAVYSGGYLGSAIAGAGLLLATFRFQLRRWVLGAACVWLVVMGVMYAGDGFTLAFCVGTAVVLGLCAKWLPDGAVDFLNLFIAAFTALYAVFDLRDDLWNSAVRSRSDAALLSDITYIPAIAWAGLWTLLAVGLLAVAAWWSMHARPRHLQMPPMSARARRA, encoded by the coding sequence ATGAAGACCGCCAGCGGAGCGCAGCTCGACATGGGACGGCTGGTCCTCCTCCTCGCCATGCTCGGGGTGGGCTGGTACTTCTGGTACTCGCCCGTCTTCTGGCCCCTGAAGCTGCTGGTGGTGATGATGCACGAGAGCGGGCACGCCCTGGCCACCCTGCTGGTGGGCGGCTCGGTGGACCGCATCCACCTGGCGGCCAACGAGTCGGGCGAGTGCCTGTCCCGGCTGCCGCCCGGCGTCTTCCGGCAGATCGCCGTCTACTCGGGGGGCTACCTGGGGAGCGCCATCGCCGGCGCGGGCCTCTTGCTCGCCACCTTCCGGTTCCAGCTGCGCCGCTGGGTGCTGGGCGCCGCGTGCGTGTGGCTGGTGGTCATGGGGGTGATGTACGCAGGGGATGGCTTCACCCTCGCCTTCTGCGTGGGCACCGCCGTGGTGCTCGGGCTGTGCGCGAAGTGGCTGCCCGACGGCGCCGTGGACTTCCTCAACCTCTTCATCGCCGCCTTCACCGCGCTGTACGCCGTGTTCGATTTGCGCGACGACCTGTGGAACAGCGCCGTCCGCTCCCGCAGCGACGCGGCGCTCCTGTCCGACATCACCTACATCCCCGCCATCGCCTGGGCCGGCCTGTGGACGCTGCTCGCCGTGGGCCTGCTCGCCGTGGCCGCCTGGTGGTCCATGCACGCCCGGCCCCGCCACCTACAGATGCCCCCCATGTCCGCCCGGGCACGACGCGCGTAA
- a CDS encoding lipocalin-like domain-containing protein has protein sequence MKRNPWRALTAGALLLLAVLLIPREADAREKSLAAQLVGTWTLVLVDNVLPDGKRVQLYGAEPQGLLMFDGQGRYSLHILRASRPRFASSDKSQGTPEENQATVRGTNSHFGRYSVNEKERTLTFHIDHASFPNWEGTQQRRSFTLTGDALQYTVPAPTTGGTGTVGEVKWRRAK, from the coding sequence ATGAAGCGAAACCCCTGGCGCGCACTCACGGCCGGGGCCTTGCTGCTCCTGGCGGTCCTCCTCATCCCTCGCGAAGCGGACGCCCGAGAGAAGTCCCTCGCGGCGCAGCTCGTGGGGACGTGGACGCTCGTCCTGGTCGACAACGTGCTTCCGGATGGGAAGCGGGTGCAGCTCTACGGCGCGGAGCCCCAGGGCCTGCTCATGTTCGATGGCCAGGGGCGCTACTCCCTCCACATCCTCCGCGCGAGTCGGCCCCGGTTCGCGTCCAGCGACAAGAGCCAGGGAACGCCGGAGGAGAACCAGGCCACCGTGCGGGGGACCAACTCGCACTTCGGCCGGTACTCGGTGAACGAGAAGGAGCGCACGCTCACCTTCCACATCGACCACGCCTCGTTCCCGAACTGGGAGGGAACCCAGCAGCGGCGCAGCTTCACGCTGACGGGCGACGCGCTGCAATACACCGTCCCCGCGCCGACGACCGGTGGGACGGGGACCGTCGGCGAGGTGAAGTGGAGACGCGCGAAGTAG
- a CDS encoding lytic transglycosylase domain-containing protein — protein sequence MSLAPLSSATRSSVARSPTPSLQGTADATSLKPMAGARQQRGMSALQDGFDLGGGRAASLGKLLEGTLSVMNSLVQMMSQLAASGGAQGARCAPGGQAASPTSFGTSGFSPAASTARPPVNLNPTPTASAPTSPSVAAPTSPSAPGISGDAKLGGNLPAGLEKFRSAIESAAAKTGVPASMLAAQIWQESRGNLAAVSTNGGNGLTDTGLMQVNPNTFKELQAKHPELQGKDLSDPATNILAGACYMKDMKAQFGSWDLALRAYNSGPNGVDRSNPNAIPAGTGDATYVQKVKGFANTLATGQGSLPA from the coding sequence ATGAGCCTCGCCCCTCTCTCCAGCGCCACCCGGTCCTCCGTCGCCCGCTCCCCCACCCCGTCGCTCCAGGGCACCGCCGATGCCACCAGCCTCAAGCCGATGGCGGGCGCCAGGCAGCAGCGCGGCATGTCCGCGCTCCAGGATGGCTTCGACCTGGGCGGTGGCCGCGCGGCGTCGCTGGGCAAGCTGCTGGAGGGCACGCTGTCGGTGATGAACTCGCTGGTGCAGATGATGTCCCAGCTCGCCGCGAGCGGTGGCGCGCAGGGCGCCCGCTGCGCGCCGGGTGGGCAGGCCGCGTCACCCACGTCCTTTGGAACCAGCGGCTTCTCACCCGCCGCCTCCACGGCGCGTCCGCCCGTGAACCTCAACCCCACCCCGACCGCGTCGGCGCCGACCTCGCCCTCCGTCGCCGCGCCGACCTCGCCGTCCGCGCCGGGCATCTCCGGCGACGCGAAGCTCGGCGGCAACCTGCCCGCGGGCCTGGAGAAGTTCCGCTCCGCCATCGAGTCCGCCGCCGCGAAGACGGGTGTTCCCGCGTCGATGCTCGCCGCGCAGATCTGGCAGGAGTCGCGAGGCAACCTGGCGGCCGTCTCCACCAACGGCGGCAACGGCCTGACGGACACCGGCCTGATGCAGGTCAACCCCAACACCTTCAAGGAGCTCCAGGCGAAGCACCCCGAGCTCCAGGGCAAGGATCTCTCCGACCCGGCGACGAACATCCTCGCGGGCGCCTGCTACATGAAGGACATGAAGGCGCAGTTCGGCAGCTGGGACCTCGCGCTGCGCGCGTACAACTCCGGCCCCAATGGCGTGGACCGCAGCAACCCGAACGCGATTCCCGCCGGCACCGGTGACGCCACCTACGTGCAGAAGGTGAAGGGCTTCGCCAACACGCTCGCCACCGGCCAGGGTTCTCTGCCCGCGTAA
- a CDS encoding InlB B-repeat-containing protein, which yields MRSVVLSVAVAVLAACGAGPEEGLAPETGTQKSAVSITVEDQIVTRLPSSSGASLGYSEYLPPGYLTSTERYPTIIHLNGMGELGRATTQSELYTITTKHGALKHIRESATWKTYFGQKKAMVFSPQGYDNYSPEELRPFIQFIVANYRVDPTRLYLTGLSMGGWGTWRYARLYGNELAAIAPFATNIGAPGDTLTLLDGTAVWAGNSFSERGANISWLLSFTKVYGQYTALNPPSTEESATRTYLFDKTTKAWTSQPGLVATGTAIARQVNFAGAGHFGWTETYNQQAFWDWMFAQQRGGTPTPTQYTLTVNSGSGDGSYASGTQVTITADAPASGYVFDRWTGATVTSATSSTTTLTMPAAATTVTATYKLAPSTTYVLTVNGGSGDGSYAAGTQVTITADAPVSGYVFDQWTGASVASATSATTTLTMPAAAATVTATYKLSGSTGVSITTEDQLIGRLTTATGAPLPYAEYLPPGYLTSPTTSYPLILNLHDSDASGTTSTEAQLVEAVSRYGPLQLIRTSAAWKTYFGQEQVMVFAPRSAGGTWNATQLDALLDFLVAHYRVDTRRIYVMGQLLGGHGAWNYGYNHGDRVAALATIGANIGAPGPALTNLVNVPVWMVDNWVTASATTAQHSWLRGLTKAYGWDQYLTFNNPASALTYLFDATTDTWSTQAGAYAAGTAPIRFTVYPQGANYGTPTYEDPAFWDWMFAQQRP from the coding sequence ATGAGAAGCGTCGTCCTGTCCGTCGCGGTGGCGGTCCTCGCCGCGTGCGGCGCGGGTCCGGAGGAGGGCCTGGCGCCCGAGACCGGCACCCAGAAGTCCGCCGTCAGCATCACCGTGGAGGACCAGATCGTCACGCGCCTGCCGAGCAGTTCGGGCGCCTCGCTGGGCTACTCCGAGTACCTGCCGCCCGGATACCTGACCTCCACCGAGCGCTACCCCACCATCATCCACCTCAACGGCATGGGGGAGCTGGGCCGGGCGACGACGCAGAGCGAGCTGTACACCATCACGACGAAGCACGGCGCGCTCAAGCACATCCGGGAGAGCGCCACGTGGAAGACGTACTTCGGCCAGAAGAAGGCGATGGTGTTCTCGCCGCAGGGCTACGACAACTACTCGCCGGAGGAGCTGCGGCCGTTCATCCAGTTCATCGTGGCCAACTACCGCGTGGACCCGACGCGCCTGTACCTGACGGGTCTGAGCATGGGCGGCTGGGGGACGTGGCGCTACGCGCGGCTGTACGGCAACGAGCTGGCCGCCATCGCGCCCTTCGCCACCAACATCGGCGCCCCGGGCGACACCCTCACGCTGCTCGACGGCACGGCGGTGTGGGCGGGCAACAGCTTCAGCGAGCGCGGCGCGAACATCTCCTGGCTGCTGAGCTTCACGAAGGTCTACGGACAGTACACGGCGCTCAACCCGCCCTCGACCGAGGAGAGCGCGACGAGGACCTACCTCTTCGACAAGACGACGAAGGCCTGGACGTCGCAGCCAGGGCTCGTCGCCACGGGCACGGCCATCGCCCGGCAGGTCAACTTCGCGGGCGCCGGTCACTTCGGGTGGACGGAGACGTACAACCAGCAGGCCTTCTGGGACTGGATGTTCGCGCAGCAGCGCGGCGGCACGCCCACGCCCACGCAGTACACGCTCACCGTCAACAGCGGCTCCGGTGACGGCAGCTACGCCAGCGGCACGCAGGTCACCATCACCGCGGACGCCCCGGCCTCCGGCTATGTCTTCGACCGGTGGACGGGCGCCACCGTGACGAGCGCCACCTCCTCCACCACCACGCTGACCATGCCCGCCGCCGCCACCACCGTCACCGCCACGTACAAGCTCGCGCCCTCGACCACGTACGTGCTCACGGTCAACGGCGGCTCCGGTGACGGGAGCTACGCCGCCGGCACGCAGGTCACCATCACCGCGGACGCTCCGGTCTCCGGCTACGTCTTCGACCAGTGGACCGGCGCCTCCGTGGCCAGCGCCACCTCCGCCACCACCACGCTGACCATGCCCGCCGCCGCCGCCACCGTCACCGCCACGTACAAGCTCTCGGGCTCGACGGGGGTGAGCATCACCACGGAGGACCAGCTCATCGGGCGGCTGACCACGGCGACGGGCGCGCCCCTCCCCTACGCCGAGTACCTGCCGCCCGGCTATCTCACCTCCCCCACGACGAGCTACCCGCTCATCCTCAACCTGCATGACTCGGACGCGTCGGGCACGACGAGCACCGAGGCGCAGCTCGTCGAGGCCGTCTCCCGCTACGGCCCGCTGCAGCTCATCCGCACCAGCGCGGCGTGGAAGACGTACTTCGGGCAGGAGCAGGTGATGGTGTTCGCCCCCCGCTCGGCGGGCGGCACCTGGAACGCCACGCAGCTCGACGCGCTGCTCGACTTCCTCGTCGCCCACTACCGCGTCGACACCCGGCGCATCTACGTGATGGGGCAGCTGCTGGGCGGCCACGGCGCATGGAACTACGGCTACAACCATGGCGACCGCGTCGCGGCGCTGGCGACCATCGGCGCGAACATCGGTGCCCCCGGCCCCGCGCTCACGAACCTGGTCAACGTCCCCGTGTGGATGGTGGACAACTGGGTGACCGCGTCCGCGACGACAGCCCAGCACTCCTGGCTGCGCGGCCTCACCAAGGCCTACGGCTGGGACCAGTACCTCACGTTCAACAACCCCGCCTCGGCGCTGACCTACCTGTTCGACGCCACCACCGACACCTGGTCCACCCAGGCTGGCGCGTACGCCGCGGGGACCGCCCCCATCCGCTTCACCGTGTACCCGCAGGGCGCGAACTACGGGACGCCCACCTACGAGGACCCGGCCTTCTGGGACTGGATGTTCGCCCAGCAGCGACCGTGA